In the Tamandua tetradactyla isolate mTamTet1 chromosome 8, mTamTet1.pri, whole genome shotgun sequence genome, CTTGCCAAGTTTGTCTTTCTTCTCCAACAGTCTAAAGAAGACCATGGCATTGTGAGGTTGCTTCTCCAAGAACTCGCTTTAGCACCCAAAAAAGGTTAGAGAGAATCTAGATCAGGAGTGTTCACATTCactgataataataacaataatactcAGTAAACCACTATTATTTGCTAGATAGTGAGCTAAATACTTTACACAAAACTCCATGAGAGATACACTATttgattatcttcattttatgaaTAAGGAAGCTGAGGTTTAAAGACatgaagtaacttgtccaaaatCCTATAGTTATGAAGGGTCAAAATCCAAGCATGAACACATATCTGTCCTCAACCTGGAATCTTGCAGCCccctctttttatatatatatataaatatatatatatatatttataaaatatatatataaagagatatatatatatctcacattttattcatccatttttttcatcacatagttgtatattcatcatcatgatcatttcttagaacatttgcatcaattccaaaaaagaaaaaaattcacacataccatacccctcacccctccctttcattgatcaccagcatttcaatctactcaatttatcttaacatttgttccccctattatttatttatttttaatccatatgttttactcatcctgCAGCCCCTTCTTATATTCTCTCCAGCGATAATCCATCAGGTAGGCAATTCACTCCAaaatagagcaactcaatatgtTACCAGATGGCAGTTCTACACAATGATCCACTCTTCTCACATCTTCTCATTTTGAAGGATTAGAAACTACCCCTCACAGTTGTCAGAGGCTGATGTGGAAAGCGCTATTGCAAAAGCCTTTCAAGTCTGGAGTGGTGTGACATCTCTCACCTTCACCAAGATCTCCCAGGGCGAAGCAGACATCGACATTGCTTTTGTCCAAAGAGGTAGTTTCAAAGTAGTCACGCTCAATTTTATGAGCCCTGCCTAACCTGAGGACAGGCAAGGACCTAATACGAATTGTTTTACTTTAGATCATGGTGACAATTCTCCATTTGATGGGCCCAATGGAATCCTTGCGCATGCCTTTCAGCCAGGTCCAGGCCTTGGAGGAGACGTTCATTTTGATGCAGAAGAAACATGGACCAACACCTCTGAGAGTAAGTTCGTCAAGGCTATGTCCTCATGCAGCTTTTGAACTCACTTTTTCCATATTAAATCAACCCCACATTCAAGTTATTGTGACATTCCACACTCACCCCAACCGTTTAAAATTTTTGCTACCTCAAGACATTAAGTcaatttaggttaaaaaaaaaattctgaaggtACTTATTTACTTTATATCCTGAGGCAGGGattagaaaactacagaccatgaCCAAATCCTGCCCAGCCCTcggtttttataaagaaaattttactgAACCAGAATCCTGCTCATGTGTCTGTGACTGCTTTGGGGTTATAATGGTAGAATTAAGTATTTGTGAGAGTGACCATATgtcccacaaaacctaaaatattttctatctggccctttacaggaaaaATTTGCTTTTCCTATAAAAGgttctttcttttaatatgttgaaaTTTAATGATTTGAAAAAGTCCCTTACTTTTGGAAATCCAGAAACTAGGTTTATTTAGAAAATGCCCTGTTTGGAAAAGAGTAGCTGCCCTCATTTTTATCCAGTTACTGCATCTTCATAAAGCTCTTTTGCAATGATGTGTTCCTACATAGCAAATCACTCCTTTCAGAAGGCTCATACTAAGAAGGGCTAGGTcacctgaagggaaaaaaagagactgaGGGCAAGTATAACCAGATCCTGTGGTGCCTCACAAGGCATGGGCCACATAGCACCTTTAAGATAATAATCGTAGAGGCATCATTGACCTTTGTTTGGCACCTATTCCTCCTGCCATTTTCCCAACATATATGTTGTAACTTTCTATTTCACCTATATTCCTGTACTAGCAGCTGCatggacccaaagataaataacaACTTTGCACTAGTTCAGATGTTCATACCTTCTATCGGAACTAAATGATCCAGGTTCATAACTGACACTCCACTTCCAATCTCAGCTCCTCCAATTGTTTCAAACATCATGGCAAGATTTGTCTTTTAAAAGCGCAGCTGGAATCATATTATTATCCTGcttaaaactttcagtatttacACATCTTGTACCAAATAAGGTCCAAACATGTCACTTGGCATTGAGGGCTAGTGGTGATTTTCCACCCTCATCTTTCTTGGCTTATCTTCACATTCTATGAGCACCACATCAGGCCATTCACTGTTCCCAGATCACATCCAGTGCTTTCCAGCTTCCCTAAGTTTGCTCACATTACTTCCTCTTCACAAAATGCCCTTCACCACACCACTAGCCCCAACTTTCAAAATCCTTCTTGTCTTTCCATGCTCTGTCAAATGTTACCTTCTGCCTTGTCTTTTAGTGGAGAGCAGACCTACTCCAAAGAGTCCCAATAGCCTTCATTCCTCCTTCTCTTACTGCTTTCTCTTCACTATTCTGTGTACTCAAGTTGTTTGCACCCACACCTTCCCTTCTGACTAGGAGATACTGGAGAGCAGAGAACTGTGACAAATTCCCCATGGCCCCTCACACAGTACTCCAGCCActcaaagatgtttttaaaaatgcatccatGACTACATAAATAGAAGGATGTGATGATCAATAAAGCAAACCTTGGAGGATGGATAGAATTTTACCAGATTAATTATCAACAGGAAGTTGAATGTTGTAAGAGTGTCAGTTTTGCTGTTAGATTTGGATTGGACCGCAGCTTTACCACTTACTAGTTGCCAGACCAAGAACCAAGAACAAGATACTAAAAATCTGTAGGCCTAAATTCCTTCACTGTAAAATAGTTCTAATAATTCCTACTTAACAAaattgctgtgagaattaaatgttaCATATGGATACTACCTAGCAAATGGCAGGTACTCTACAGCAGTGTTTATTATTAGGAAAAGAGGACCTGAGAAAAATGCAATGAGTTTTTTAGAAGGCAGACAGACTGGCTGGAGTGAAGGAATTACATCAGGGAAGCAAGGGAGTTAAGCCTTAAATGTCTGTTGGAACCaggaggttgggggtggggggaaggtcTTGCAGGCCAGGTAAAGGAGCTTGGGCTCTATTCCCAGGAAGTGGTAGACTTGGAAGTTTTTAAGTTCCCATTCATGGAAGGCACTAAGTTAGTGGGTTTAAAAGATGGGGGAaggggtcatggtggctcagcaggcagagttctcacctgccatgcaagagacccaggtttgattcccagggcctgcccatgaaagaaaaaaagatgggggAAGGAGAATTTCTAGAGCTGATTACAAAGTTCAGAAACAGGGAAAAGCAGATGTTAGTATACACATGATAAGGGAGCTGACAAGAGTCAGCCTTGCATCTGGGCTCCTATTTTGCCTGGCAGGTTTCTTTTCTGACTACCTATTCGATAACACCCTACTAATTTGGCTGAGGGCTTGGAGACTAGAAAGGGGTGGGTGTAAAGGACAGAAAGAGTAGGGTTCCTAGAGTCATCAGACCTGTGATGGCTCCGCCACTAACTAGTCATGTGGCCATCAATTCTCCAAGACTCAGGTCCACATATATAAAATGTGGGAATTGGAATAAATACAGCTTTTCTTTGTCCTAAGATTTAATGAAAAGTTCACGCTCATCAAATCCCAACTTTTGATTCCTAGCTTGATTCCACCAATCTCCATTTGTTCATATACCTAAAAGGAGTGTGAAAAATACATATAGGTGGGAAGGGCTGTTTCTCTGGGCAGTTTTGATCTAGAAGCTGCATTGCTTGAGATCATACTTCCAAATACCCTCGGATCCACTTGGAGCCATTTACCACTCACGCTTGCCTTTCAGATTATAACTTGTTTCTTGTTGCTGCTCATGAGTTTGGCCATTCACTGGGGCTCGCTCACTCCACTGACCCTGGTGCCTTGATGTTTCCCAACTATGCCTTCACTGATCCCAGCACTTATTTGCTCCCTCAAGATGACATCAATGGCATTCAGGCAATCTATGGTAAGGTCATCTGAAGGGCACCATGGTGCATGTTGGGAGCTCAAAATAGGCCCAACAGGCAAAGAATCTGGGCATCTCCCCTTTTGTACTTCTCTCAGATTCTGTCCTCTTGGCAAGCTCAAACTGACCTCTGAAATTCACCATAGCAAAGGAGGCTGGGGAGTGGGGagcagggggaaggggagggaagaaagaagggggTGGTAATGTCTATTAACACCTTAGGGAAATATCGGGAAGAAATGCACCACAGTAGTTCCCAATAGCAGTTTCTGGATGGTGATGAGTTTTTTTCCTAACTTCTCTAGAAACTGCTTCTTGGGATAGTCTGGTAGAATTGCTCTTCACATGAAGACACTTCACCTTCCTGAGAAGCACCTGAAGTCCCCTAATAGTTATACTGGATTTATGCttataaaaaatgtcttttttttttcaggactgTCGAGCAACGCTGTCCAACCTACTGGACCAAGCACGCCCACAGCCTGTGACCCGAGATTGGTGTTTGATGCTATCACCACACTCCGTGGAGAAATACTTTTCTTTCAAGACAAGTATAAGATTGAACTCTTCCTTCCATTGACTTCTCTTACTGGCATAACCTAAAACTAGCTTCACAGATTACTCAGCTTTTCCTTTGAATTCTACACCTTTTTCACTTTTCTAGCGGGTATTTTGTGATCGTATAATCACAGGCTGAGTGCATTTGCTACTTTCAATACTCTATAATTCTGTGGGAACAGGAATGAAAGATATTAATAAAGTAGAATTTGTCAGTGTGTAAGGAGGGAACAATGCAGAATGTCCCGATTAGATGGACATCAGCATAAGCCCTGGTCGTGTGCTGGCCACTGTGCTAAGAACTTTGCCTTCATTGTCTTGTTATATCCTCCAGCAATCTTATGAGGTACCATTTCTAGACCAAGACTCATGGAAGCTGCCTACTTAAACTATTGTGCGTGTGGTTCTTTCTTTGTGATCCATTAGGTACTTCTGGAGGAAGCATCCCCAGCTGCCAAGAGTCGAACTCAACTTTATTTCTCTATTCTGGCCATCCCTGCCAAATGGCATACAGGCTGCTTATGAAGATTCTGACAAGGACCtagttttcttatttaaaggtaaCTGCTGAGCCTTGCATCTTATTTTGGTTCTGCCTGATGGGAAAGGGCAGGGCTTCTTTGTGGTCCCATCCAGGTTCAGAAGAGGTGGATTGATAAGAGAGGATTATACTGGCGAGGCTTTTGCAGGAGGCCTAGGTTAAGGCTGATCTCTGCCACTAACTGCTGTGCAACCTTGAGCAGATTGTACATCCCTCTGACCTCAATGAGATGACCATCTTAGATCATCTTCAGTGTTTCTCCAACCCCATCCCAGCTATAATATTCTAAGGTTCCTCAAGGTTATAATTTAAtctttgtatataaattatatatgggATGAGACGATCAATAGTGGGTCCCTAAATGACAGGATaagacatttgattttttttttttggggggggggtgcatggtccaggaatcaaacagaagtttaaatttttatataggtGATGGGGAACCACTTGGGATATCATAGCCTCATAGTCTCAACTTTAGCATTTTGTCTTTTAAACACCACTTGTTCCATATTAATTTCTGTGATGAATTTAGGCAAGAAGTGTTGTACtttattttgtagaaatagaaCTTTAACATGTAGCCTGAACCATTGGCAGGCAAACAATATTGGGCCCTGAATGGCTATGATATTCAGCCAGGCTATCCCAAAGATATATCAAACTATGGCTTCCCGAGTAGTGTGCAAGCAATTGATGCAGCTGTTTTCTACAGGAGAAAAACATACTTCTTCATAAACAACCAATTTTGGAGGTAAGGTAATATACTTTCTCAATTAGAGGTTGAATCTGTTTTTCATTTACCCTAACTATAAACAACTAGAAATCTTGAAAAATTCAGGCATCTGAAGATTCTTTTTTAATCTGATAGGTTTAAGTCATAGTATATATTCTCTCTCATAAGATGATTTATGTTGCTATGGTTTTTGAAAATATCGTTTTTATAAACTAAAATCCCTGATCAGCAGTATTGAAGGTTTCTACATCATGGAACAGAACTAACGTTAATATAAAAAGCACTAAAGTAGGATGTAAAGTTTAGTCTAAAGATTTAGACTAGATCGCCTTTAGAAGCAAACATTACACAAATAGCCTACAGAATTTGGTGCCCAAATTGAACTTATTATTtatagtttctctctctccctgcccaCCGTCTCTCTTTTTTATACACATACAGAGCTGTACTATGTACAAGTTAAGTAAAAGCCTTAGAAAAGATAA is a window encoding:
- the MMP8 gene encoding neutrophil collagenase; translated protein: MSSLKMLPLLLLLHMQLSKALPVTSELPEERNAKIVQNYLEKFYQLPKTQYLSERKKSTSMIVEKLKEMQQFFGLNVTGKPNAETLEMMEKPRCGVPDQDNYMMTPGNPKWSKTDLSYRIRNYPSQLSEADVESAIAKAFQVWSGVTSLTFTKISQGEADIDIAFVQRDHGDNSPFDGPNGILAHAFQPGPGLGGDVHFDAEETWTNTSENYNLFLVAAHEFGHSLGLAHSTDPGALMFPNYAFTDPSTYLLPQDDINGIQAIYGLSSNAVQPTGPSTPTACDPRLVFDAITTLRGEILFFQDKYFWRKHPQLPRVELNFISLFWPSLPNGIQAAYEDSDKDLVFLFKGKQYWALNGYDIQPGYPKDISNYGFPSSVQAIDAAVFYRRKTYFFINNQFWRYDNQRESMDPDYPQSIASTFQGIETRVDAVFQKDYVFLFFSGPLYYAFDVDAGRVIRVERSNRWLNCW